The Pelagibacterium halotolerans B2 genome has a segment encoding these proteins:
- a CDS encoding alpha/beta hydrolase has product MVGAVSGFFGIANAFSPVGIFNALVPKDGGVAIERNVAFGAHPRQKLDIYRPAGDETGLPVIYFSYGGGWESGDKAEYGFVGRALAARGYVTVIADYRLVPEVVFPDFVADNGLAVQWVADTIGNYGGDPGRMVLMGHSAGAYNVMMLALDPQFGVDMSNIRAVVGLSGPYDFYPFDVSQSRNAFGNFPRPEQTQPVNLVSGEMPPVFLGHGDKDETVFLRNSVALAETMTNAGVDVSLRIYEGGNHADTLGSLAMPLRWRYPVLDDVLAFIEANPTSV; this is encoded by the coding sequence ATGGTTGGGGCAGTTTCGGGGTTTTTCGGAATCGCCAACGCCTTTTCTCCTGTTGGCATCTTCAATGCGCTGGTTCCCAAGGATGGTGGTGTTGCGATCGAGCGCAATGTGGCGTTCGGCGCTCACCCGAGGCAGAAGCTCGATATCTATCGGCCCGCCGGTGACGAAACCGGGCTTCCGGTCATCTATTTCAGCTATGGCGGCGGCTGGGAATCCGGTGACAAGGCAGAATATGGCTTTGTCGGCCGCGCCCTTGCCGCTCGTGGGTATGTGACTGTCATTGCCGACTACCGGCTGGTTCCCGAGGTCGTGTTCCCAGACTTCGTTGCCGATAACGGGTTGGCCGTTCAATGGGTCGCCGACACCATCGGGAATTATGGCGGCGATCCGGGCCGAATGGTTCTCATGGGGCATTCGGCGGGAGCCTACAACGTCATGATGCTGGCGCTCGATCCGCAATTTGGGGTCGATATGTCAAATATCAGAGCCGTGGTGGGGCTGTCGGGGCCGTACGATTTCTACCCTTTCGACGTGTCCCAGTCCCGGAATGCGTTCGGCAACTTTCCGCGGCCCGAGCAGACCCAGCCGGTCAATCTGGTCTCCGGCGAAATGCCGCCGGTTTTTCTGGGCCATGGCGACAAGGACGAAACGGTATTTCTGCGCAATTCGGTGGCTCTGGCGGAAACGATGACCAATGCGGGTGTCGATGTTTCGCTCAGGATCTATGAGGGCGGCAATCACGCCGATACGCTGGGGTCGCTGGCCATGCCGCTGCGCTGGCGCTACCCGGTACTCGACGACGTGCTGGCGTTTATTGAGGCCAACCCCACTTCGGTCTAG
- a CDS encoding alpha/beta hydrolase, giving the protein MDISRRHFLGSAGAFTLAGGLFPGSAQAVSLMDPFNLPTAVDGGVMKMGDGIAYAGGPRGKLDVYVQQNPKGNAPVLMFVYGGGWSRGERWEYDFVGRAFASRGFVTVIADYRLVPEVTYPAFLYDIAVAAKWVEDNIATFGGNADKLFLAGHSAGAYNAVMLGLDPTFLREAGSTLKVRGIAGLAGPYDFYPFEFDEVRAAFGYAPNPEGTQPVRLVTPSAPPMFLAAGNLDLIVKTDNTTALAAKLRENNVPVDERYYDGIGHMEIVTALGAMLRWRAPVLDDVVNFFSSLGALDA; this is encoded by the coding sequence ATGGACATTTCGCGTCGCCATTTTCTGGGCTCAGCCGGAGCGTTCACGCTTGCAGGCGGGCTGTTTCCGGGTTCGGCGCAGGCTGTATCCCTAATGGATCCGTTCAACCTGCCGACGGCGGTTGATGGTGGGGTCATGAAGATGGGTGACGGCATTGCCTATGCCGGCGGACCACGCGGCAAACTCGACGTCTATGTGCAGCAGAACCCCAAAGGGAACGCGCCGGTCCTGATGTTTGTTTATGGCGGAGGCTGGAGCCGGGGCGAGCGCTGGGAATATGACTTTGTGGGTCGCGCTTTCGCCTCACGCGGATTTGTCACTGTGATCGCCGATTATCGGCTGGTGCCGGAAGTCACCTATCCCGCCTTTCTCTACGATATTGCAGTTGCGGCCAAATGGGTCGAGGACAACATCGCGACCTTTGGCGGCAATGCCGACAAACTGTTTCTCGCGGGACACTCAGCGGGCGCCTACAACGCGGTGATGCTGGGGCTCGATCCAACCTTTCTGCGTGAGGCGGGGTCGACCCTCAAGGTGCGCGGCATCGCCGGTCTGGCCGGACCCTATGATTTTTATCCCTTTGAATTCGACGAAGTGCGAGCAGCCTTCGGCTATGCACCCAACCCTGAAGGCACCCAGCCGGTCCGCCTCGTGACGCCATCGGCACCGCCCATGTTCCTGGCGGCGGGTAATCTCGATCTTATCGTCAAGACCGACAACACGACGGCCCTTGCCGCAAAACTTCGTGAGAACAATGTGCCGGTCGATGAGCGTTATTATGACGGGATCGGGCATATGGAGATCGTTACGGCTCTTGGCGCGATGCTGCGCTGGCGGGCGCCCGTGCTCGACGATGTGGTGAACTTTTTCTCCAGTCTTGGCGCACTCGACGCCTAG
- a CDS encoding flavin reductase family protein, producing the protein MARYHSYDPAKGHGLPHDPIKAIIAPRPIGWVSSIGGDGRANLAPYSFFNIFCSAPPILIFGSEGRKDSVSNIEETGEFVYNLATRRQAEAMNVSSGAFERNIDEFEEAGLEKLTSDLVAPPRVGGAPATFECKLLEIKPLVDLEGNRLARELVIGQVVRVHIDADYLIDGRFDIEKAGTIARCGYRGDYVEVTSIFEMLRPTVSR; encoded by the coding sequence ATGGCCCGCTATCATTCCTACGACCCCGCCAAAGGACATGGACTGCCCCATGATCCGATCAAGGCAATCATAGCGCCACGACCGATCGGCTGGGTGTCGTCAATCGGTGGTGACGGCCGGGCCAATCTCGCCCCCTACAGCTTTTTCAATATTTTCTGTTCGGCGCCGCCCATTCTGATTTTTGGCAGCGAGGGCCGCAAGGACTCGGTCAGCAATATCGAGGAGACCGGAGAGTTCGTCTACAATCTGGCGACCCGGCGGCAGGCCGAAGCGATGAATGTCAGTTCGGGCGCCTTCGAGCGAAATATCGACGAATTCGAGGAGGCCGGGCTTGAAAAACTCACCTCCGATCTGGTGGCTCCCCCTCGGGTCGGGGGTGCTCCGGCGACGTTCGAGTGCAAGCTGCTTGAGATCAAGCCGCTCGTCGATCTCGAGGGAAATCGTCTGGCGCGCGAACTTGTGATCGGACAGGTGGTTCGGGTCCATATCGACGCTGACTACCTCATCGACGGACGGTTCGATATTGAAAAAGCAGGAACAATTGCCCGCTGTGGTTATCGTGGCGACTATGTGGAAGTGACTTCGATCTTTGAGATGCTGCGTCCGACGGTCTCACGCTAA
- a CDS encoding MFS transporter, giving the protein MLTAVRQFNLTIWLVILSTFAGRFVLFMIWPFLAILLHRKFGLNEFEVGIFLALATAAGVVFGFYVGYLSDKLGRRKIMIAGLVLSIISMIVLGTADSLLMLFAGTLLQALARPMVEDPGRALMTDMVQDRDVKDMALHVRYFALNVGAATGPMLGAAAGLTGQQATFLLLGAVYGLYLAAAAIVFNIERPLQGSTMAANFSLGDVVRVLRRDNAFMLFVFAGLICSIAYGQIDAGLVQYLQQQSVVDIATLYAFLIGTNAATIVVFQFPLLKLTAGISPFLRAMIGVTLFAAGFLGFGLTPVEPPFALLVAMFILSLGEAILFPTMNIIIDRLAIPEMKGSYFGAFSFSVFGFALAPLVGGSLLYWFGGLVLWLLMTFFSVLVALLFFLADRFSERTV; this is encoded by the coding sequence ATGCTCACCGCAGTTCGTCAGTTCAATCTCACCATATGGCTTGTGATCCTCTCGACATTCGCGGGCCGGTTCGTGCTGTTCATGATCTGGCCCTTTCTGGCCATTCTCCTGCACCGCAAATTCGGACTGAACGAGTTCGAGGTCGGCATATTCCTGGCGCTTGCGACGGCTGCGGGTGTCGTTTTCGGCTTCTATGTCGGCTATCTTTCCGACAAGCTTGGCCGCCGAAAGATCATGATTGCCGGCTTGGTGCTCTCGATCATCTCCATGATCGTTCTGGGAACGGCCGACAGCCTTCTCATGCTGTTTGCCGGCACGCTGCTTCAAGCCCTTGCACGCCCGATGGTCGAAGACCCCGGCAGAGCTTTGATGACCGATATGGTCCAAGACCGCGACGTCAAGGACATGGCGCTCCATGTGCGCTATTTCGCGCTCAACGTCGGCGCTGCTACCGGCCCCATGCTTGGCGCTGCCGCCGGCCTGACCGGCCAGCAAGCCACGTTTCTTCTGCTCGGCGCGGTCTATGGCCTCTACCTTGCCGCAGCGGCGATCGTGTTCAACATAGAACGCCCCTTGCAAGGATCCACAATGGCCGCCAACTTCTCGCTCGGCGATGTGGTAAGGGTGCTCCGGCGCGACAACGCCTTCATGTTGTTCGTTTTCGCCGGCCTGATCTGCTCGATAGCCTACGGTCAGATCGATGCGGGCCTTGTTCAATATCTTCAACAGCAATCCGTCGTCGATATCGCTACACTCTATGCCTTCCTGATCGGCACCAACGCTGCCACCATCGTGGTGTTTCAATTTCCCTTGCTCAAGCTGACGGCCGGAATTTCGCCGTTCCTGCGGGCCATGATCGGCGTAACCCTGTTCGCCGCCGGCTTTCTCGGCTTCGGCCTGACCCCGGTTGAACCGCCTTTTGCCCTCTTGGTCGCCATGTTCATCCTGAGCCTGGGCGAAGCGATCCTGTTTCCGACCATGAACATCATTATCGATCGCCTCGCCATACCCGAGATGAAGGGCAGCTATTTCGGCGCGTTTTCCTTCAGCGTCTTCGGCTTTGCGCTCGCCCCGCTGGTGGGGGGAAGTCTGCTCTATTGGTTTGGGGGTTTGGTGCTGTGGCTTTTGATGACGTTTTTTTCGGTTTTGGTTGCGCTGTTATTTTTTCTGGCCGACCGCTTTTCCGAGCGGACGGTTTGA
- a CDS encoding M23 family metallopeptidase: protein MNAAQRNRHAALLKATGYEDSPALTVKSPEGALPQGREISFAWLAGTVLTGVTSFLLMAGALQVSFKGQDTFSTPFEALAIAAPHSTEPAPTSLVGKTRRAKPVTQTHSDLAVIEASIREVVDGVARIRNQPFTTINATLATAATALSEDIPEYDPVALLARNEPLRANPAAELVSTDIYGADVEGEVTVRTAALELADPPHRAINDIAAAQFVRLSVEGAYTDAEGPLMAYASPSTSLRELGIEIAPGTIEGVAENVTVMPKTRVAEDMGHLRTERVLTIREQTPLAEAFMRNGFTTQMVTAVTRAMQNVYPRTDLPEGTRLRILFGASRGSQTLIPYRVSIYDDTVHRVTVALTDQGRYVTALEPPRIEFTEEDTEEVNVGNLPSIYRSIWETGRKHGLDDATIDRIAAMYAYDLDLTRRVSPGDSIEILLSGTMEDGNQDLLYVALTLSNTTRELFRFQTEDGVIDFYNPDGETGKQFLLRRPLEGGGTLRSRYGYRRHPIFGDYRLHTGADLAARTGTPIYAGGDGIVEMAQWYSGYGRYVELRHANGYNTAYGHMSAIADGITPGTRVTQGQVIGYVGSTGQSTGPHLHYEIKINGNTVDPLAVKLPRANSLPQQYETEFSSTVAQVRSLIEQQGTPVTAPVTVAAAQATTASN from the coding sequence TTGAACGCAGCGCAACGCAACCGTCACGCCGCCCTGCTCAAGGCGACAGGCTATGAGGATTCGCCGGCACTGACCGTCAAATCCCCCGAGGGCGCATTGCCCCAGGGACGCGAGATAAGCTTTGCCTGGCTGGCCGGCACTGTATTGACCGGGGTGACGTCTTTTCTGCTCATGGCCGGCGCCCTTCAGGTTTCCTTTAAAGGGCAGGATACGTTTTCGACCCCATTTGAAGCCCTTGCCATTGCTGCGCCCCATAGCACCGAACCGGCGCCAACCTCTCTGGTGGGCAAGACACGCCGCGCCAAGCCGGTCACCCAGACCCATTCCGACCTCGCGGTTATCGAAGCCTCGATCCGCGAGGTGGTCGACGGCGTGGCCCGCATCCGCAATCAGCCCTTCACGACAATCAACGCGACACTGGCCACCGCCGCAACGGCACTTTCGGAAGACATTCCCGAGTATGACCCCGTGGCGCTGCTGGCACGCAACGAGCCGTTGCGCGCCAATCCTGCCGCCGAACTGGTCAGCACCGACATCTATGGAGCCGACGTTGAAGGCGAGGTCACGGTGCGCACCGCCGCGCTCGAACTTGCCGATCCACCGCATCGGGCCATCAACGACATTGCCGCCGCCCAGTTCGTGCGCCTGTCCGTCGAAGGTGCCTATACCGATGCCGAGGGCCCGCTCATGGCTTACGCCTCGCCCTCGACCAGTCTGCGCGAATTGGGAATCGAGATTGCTCCGGGCACCATCGAAGGCGTGGCCGAAAACGTGACGGTGATGCCAAAGACGCGCGTTGCCGAAGATATGGGGCACTTGCGAACCGAGCGTGTATTGACGATACGCGAACAGACCCCGCTGGCCGAGGCCTTCATGCGCAATGGGTTCACGACCCAGATGGTCACTGCCGTTACGCGCGCCATGCAGAATGTCTATCCCCGGACCGATCTGCCTGAAGGCACCCGCCTTCGCATCCTGTTCGGAGCCTCGCGCGGCTCCCAGACGCTCATTCCCTATCGCGTCAGCATATATGACGACACCGTGCATCGCGTGACCGTGGCGCTGACCGATCAGGGCCGATACGTGACCGCGCTTGAGCCGCCGCGGATCGAATTTACCGAGGAAGACACCGAAGAAGTCAATGTCGGCAATCTGCCTTCCATCTACCGTTCGATCTGGGAGACCGGACGCAAGCATGGGCTCGATGATGCAACCATTGACCGCATAGCGGCGATGTATGCCTACGACCTCGACCTGACGCGGCGCGTGTCGCCTGGCGACTCGATCGAGATTCTGCTCTCGGGCACCATGGAGGATGGCAACCAGGACCTGCTCTATGTGGCGCTGACCCTATCCAACACGACGCGCGAATTGTTCCGATTCCAGACCGAGGACGGGGTGATCGATTTCTACAATCCCGATGGGGAAACCGGAAAGCAGTTCCTGCTGCGCCGGCCCCTCGAAGGCGGCGGCACGCTGCGCTCGCGCTATGGGTATCGCCGCCACCCGATCTTTGGCGATTACCGTCTTCATACCGGAGCCGATCTCGCCGCCCGAACCGGAACACCCATCTATGCCGGCGGCGACGGCATCGTTGAAATGGCCCAGTGGTATTCGGGCTATGGCCGCTATGTGGAACTGCGCCATGCCAACGGCTACAACACTGCTTATGGCCATATGAGCGCCATCGCCGACGGCATCACACCGGGAACCCGCGTGACCCAGGGCCAGGTGATCGGTTATGTCGGCTCGACCGGACAGTCGACCGGGCCGCACCTTCACTACGAGATCAAGATCAACGGCAATACGGTCGACCCCCTCGCCGTCAAGCTTCCCCGGGCCAATTCCCTGCCCCAGCAATATGAAACCGAATTCAGCTCGACCGTCGCCCAGGTCCGCTCGCTGATCGAGCAGCAGGGCACCCCGGTCACCGCGCCTGTGACAGTGGCCGCGGCACAGGCCACGACCGCCTCGAACTAG
- a CDS encoding DEAD/DEAH box helicase yields MSSDIDHAPADLPASIHAALASALTGHGYTQLTPVQTAMLDPGHADADLLVSAQTGSGKTVAFGIAIAPTLLGDAERFGPAQTPLGLIIAPTRELALQVQRELDWLYADAGIRIATCVGGMDMRTERRALDRGAHLVVGTPGRLRDHITKGALDLSAMRAVVLDEADEMLDLGFRDDLEFILAASPEARRTLLFSATVPRAIADLAKTYQRDAVRVATTAPTEQHADIDYQLMVVHRDEREHAIINTLLASDSTSALVFCHTREAVRHLAARLTNRGFAAVALSGELAQSERSSALQAMRDGRAHVCVATDVAARGIDLPNLDLVIHADIPSNPATLLHRSGRTGRAGRKGVCVLIVPEHRRKAASRVLALAKLSATTIAAPSIADIEAKYRRQILDAAVSAPMPEAEENQFVAELLGKVSPEQLAVAFLRQQLASRPVPEETASVSLSGDGGKSRRRDKRAEGGPAYDPMAPRDPRGPDMVGGVWFTLSLGRKHRADPKWLLPMICKAGGVTKRDVGSIKIDDTETRFEIAADKADDFARHVKRGTGLERGITVTPAGHKSSKPPRAREGFEPKFKPRPKHKTGPGDAPRPAKTGSKGYGKKGRK; encoded by the coding sequence ATGTCATCTGATATCGATCACGCGCCGGCGGATTTGCCGGCATCCATCCATGCTGCGCTCGCCAGCGCACTCACCGGCCATGGCTATACCCAACTCACGCCCGTCCAGACGGCAATGCTCGATCCCGGGCACGCAGACGCCGACCTGCTGGTGTCCGCCCAGACAGGATCGGGCAAGACCGTGGCCTTCGGCATTGCCATAGCGCCCACCCTGCTCGGTGACGCCGAACGGTTCGGCCCCGCGCAAACCCCGCTCGGCCTTATCATCGCGCCGACCCGGGAGTTGGCGCTGCAGGTGCAACGCGAACTCGATTGGCTCTATGCCGATGCCGGCATCCGTATCGCCACCTGCGTGGGCGGCATGGACATGCGCACCGAGCGAAGGGCGCTCGATCGCGGCGCGCATCTTGTGGTGGGCACGCCCGGCCGGTTGCGCGATCACATCACCAAGGGGGCGCTCGATTTGAGCGCCATGCGCGCCGTGGTGCTCGACGAAGCCGACGAAATGCTCGATCTGGGCTTTCGTGACGATCTCGAATTCATCCTTGCCGCTTCCCCCGAGGCCCGGCGGACGCTGTTGTTCTCGGCCACGGTCCCGCGCGCTATCGCCGATCTGGCCAAGACCTATCAGCGCGATGCTGTGCGCGTGGCGACGACCGCGCCGACCGAGCAGCACGCCGACATCGACTACCAGCTCATGGTCGTCCACCGCGACGAGCGCGAGCACGCGATCATCAACACCCTGCTCGCCTCCGACAGCACCAGCGCACTGGTGTTCTGCCACACCCGCGAGGCCGTGCGCCATCTGGCGGCAAGGCTCACCAATCGCGGCTTTGCCGCCGTGGCGCTTTCGGGCGAATTGGCCCAGTCCGAGCGCTCCAGCGCCTTGCAGGCCATGCGCGACGGACGCGCCCATGTCTGCGTTGCCACCGACGTTGCGGCGCGAGGCATCGATCTGCCCAATCTCGACCTCGTGATCCACGCCGATATTCCTTCCAATCCCGCAACGCTTTTGCACCGGTCGGGGCGCACCGGACGGGCCGGGCGCAAGGGCGTTTGCGTGCTGATCGTCCCCGAGCATAGGCGCAAGGCGGCCAGCCGTGTGCTGGCCCTGGCCAAGCTTTCGGCCACCACAATCGCCGCGCCGAGCATCGCCGACATCGAAGCGAAATATCGCCGGCAGATTCTGGACGCCGCCGTCTCCGCACCGATGCCCGAAGCCGAGGAGAACCAATTCGTGGCCGAGCTTTTGGGCAAGGTTTCGCCCGAGCAACTGGCCGTGGCGTTTCTGCGCCAGCAACTGGCCAGCCGCCCCGTTCCCGAGGAAACCGCGTCGGTCTCGCTTTCGGGCGACGGTGGAAAGTCAAGGCGGCGCGACAAGCGCGCTGAAGGCGGGCCGGCATATGATCCCATGGCGCCGCGCGACCCGCGCGGACCCGACATGGTTGGCGGCGTCTGGTTCACCCTTTCGCTGGGGCGCAAGCATCGGGCCGATCCCAAATGGCTGCTGCCCATGATCTGCAAGGCGGGCGGGGTGACAAAGCGCGACGTCGGCTCGATCAAGATCGACGACACCGAAACCCGCTTTGAAATCGCCGCCGACAAGGCCGATGATTTCGCCCGGCATGTCAAGCGCGGAACGGGCCTCGAGCGCGGCATTACCGTAACGCCGGCGGGACACAAATCCTCAAAACCGCCTCGCGCCCGTGAAGGGTTCGAGCCCAAATTCAAGCCTCGGCCCAAGCACAAAACCGGACCCGGCGACGCGCCGCGCCCCGCCAAGACCGGCTCCAAGGGATATGGCAAGAAGGGACGGAAGTAG
- a CDS encoding DUF1304 domain-containing protein, translating to MVANVVIAVIVAIHVYIVFIEMTQWNKPMGIRAFGLDKDFADKTTVLAANQGLYNGFIVAGFVYGLWAASIEFKVFFLACVLVAGLFGAATSSRKILFVQALPAALGLIVLWLGW from the coding sequence ATGGTCGCAAATGTTGTGATTGCCGTCATTGTGGCCATTCACGTCTATATCGTCTTCATCGAAATGACGCAGTGGAACAAGCCCATGGGCATAAGGGCCTTTGGGTTGGACAAGGATTTTGCCGACAAGACCACTGTCCTCGCCGCCAATCAGGGACTTTACAACGGGTTCATCGTGGCGGGGTTCGTCTATGGACTGTGGGCGGCCAGTATCGAGTTCAAGGTGTTCTTTCTCGCCTGCGTCCTGGTCGCGGGGCTGTTCGGCGCCGCGACGTCGAGCCGGAAGATCCTGTTCGTTCAGGCGCTTCCGGCTGCGTTGGGGCTGATCGTGCTTTGGCTCGGTTGGTAG
- a CDS encoding DUF2200 domain-containing protein has protein sequence MTKHRIYTMSVAAVYPHYIAKAEKKGRTKDEVDEIIRWLTGYSQPQIDARLKDGTDFETFFAHAPALNPQRALIKGVICGIRVEEIEDPLMREVRYLDKLIDELARGKAMEKILRTS, from the coding sequence ATGACCAAACACCGAATCTATACGATGAGCGTTGCCGCTGTTTATCCGCACTACATCGCAAAGGCCGAGAAAAAGGGCCGCACGAAAGACGAGGTCGACGAGATCATCCGCTGGCTGACCGGATACAGTCAGCCTCAAATCGATGCGCGGCTCAAGGACGGCACCGACTTCGAGACCTTCTTTGCTCACGCACCGGCACTGAACCCTCAGCGCGCACTGATCAAGGGCGTGATCTGCGGCATCCGCGTCGAAGAGATTGAAGACCCGCTGATGCGCGAAGTGCGCTATCTCGACAAGCTTATCGACGAGTTGGCGCGGGGTAAGGCGATGGAAAAGATCCTGCGCACGAGCTGA
- the clpB gene encoding ATP-dependent chaperone ClpB: MNIEKYTERTRGFIQSAQQMALSRGHQQFTPLHILKVLVDDPEGMATGLIERAGGNAQAVRAGVEEGLKKLPSVSGDSGQIYLSRELARVFETAEAAAQKAGDSFVAVERMLLALTIEKDTDAGKVLASAGVTANGLNAAIEAIRKGRTADSASAENTYDALKKYARDLTEDAREGKLDPVIGRDEEIRRAIQVLSRRTKNNPVLIGEPGVGKTAIAEGLALRIVNGDVPESLKNKSLLALDMGALIAGAKYRGEFEERLKSVLSEVQSAEGQIILFIDEMHTLVGAGKADGAMDASNLLKPALARGELHCVGATTLDEYKKHVEKDAALARRFQPVFVNEPSVEDTISILRGLKEKYELHHGVRISDSALVSAATLSNRYITDRFLPDKAIDLMDEASARLRMAVDSKPEALDELDRRIIQLKIEREALKKEDDDASKTRLARLEAELAGLEEESDAMTQRWLSEKERLAGGTKLKEQLDAARTELELAQRKGDLARAGELAYGVIPDLERRLADAEAHEAQPGSDMVEEVVTPNHIAQVVSRWTGVPVDKMLEGERDKLLRMEDELAKRVIGQSEAVEAVSRAVRRARAGLQDPNRPIGSFMFLGPTGVGKTELTKALAQFLFDDETAMVRLDMSEFMEKHAVARLIGAPPGYVGYDEGGVLTEAVRRRPYQVVLFDEIEKAHPDVFNVLLQVLDDGRLTDGQGHTVDFRNTLIIMTSNLGSEYLAAQPDGESVELVRGKVLDTVKASFRPEFLNRVDEILLFHRLERSQMGAIVDIQLKRLQKLLDAREISIEVTPAARDWLANEGYDSAYGARPLKRVIQRSVQDELAEKMLAGDVADGGTVKVDAGEDGLVILPVVEGEVVDTAAG, translated from the coding sequence ATGAATATCGAAAAATACACCGAGCGGACGCGCGGGTTCATCCAGAGCGCGCAGCAGATGGCCCTGTCGCGCGGCCATCAGCAGTTCACCCCGCTCCATATCCTGAAAGTTCTCGTCGACGACCCCGAAGGCATGGCCACCGGGTTGATCGAACGCGCCGGCGGCAATGCGCAGGCGGTGCGCGCCGGGGTTGAAGAGGGGCTCAAAAAGCTTCCTTCGGTTTCCGGCGACAGCGGCCAGATCTACCTGTCGCGCGAATTGGCGCGCGTTTTCGAAACGGCAGAGGCCGCCGCGCAGAAGGCCGGCGATTCGTTCGTCGCCGTCGAGCGCATGCTTTTGGCCCTGACCATCGAAAAAGATACCGACGCGGGCAAGGTTCTCGCCTCGGCCGGGGTGACTGCCAATGGGCTGAACGCCGCCATCGAAGCGATCCGCAAGGGCCGCACCGCCGATTCGGCGAGCGCGGAAAACACCTATGATGCGCTGAAAAAATACGCCCGCGATCTCACCGAAGACGCGCGGGAAGGCAAGCTCGACCCGGTGATCGGGCGCGATGAGGAAATCCGCCGCGCCATCCAGGTCCTTTCGCGTCGCACCAAGAACAATCCGGTGCTGATCGGCGAGCCCGGGGTGGGCAAGACGGCGATTGCCGAGGGGCTTGCCCTGCGCATCGTCAATGGCGACGTGCCCGAATCGCTGAAAAACAAATCCCTGCTCGCGCTCGATATGGGCGCGCTGATCGCCGGCGCGAAATATCGCGGTGAGTTCGAGGAGCGGCTGAAATCGGTTTTGAGCGAAGTCCAGTCGGCCGAAGGGCAGATCATTTTGTTCATCGACGAAATGCACACGCTTGTCGGCGCGGGCAAGGCCGATGGCGCCATGGATGCGTCCAACCTGCTCAAACCCGCTCTGGCGCGCGGTGAGCTTCATTGCGTGGGTGCCACCACGCTCGATGAATATAAAAAGCACGTCGAAAAGGATGCGGCGCTGGCCCGCCGTTTCCAGCCGGTGTTCGTCAACGAACCGAGCGTCGAGGACACGATTTCGATCCTGCGCGGCTTGAAGGAGAAATACGAACTCCATCACGGGGTGCGCATTTCCGATTCGGCGCTGGTTTCGGCGGCGACGCTCAGTAACCGCTACATCACCGACCGCTTCCTGCCCGACAAGGCCATCGACCTGATGGACGAGGCGTCGGCGCGGTTGCGCATGGCTGTCGATTCCAAGCCCGAAGCGCTCGACGAGCTCGACCGGCGCATCATCCAGCTCAAGATCGAGCGCGAGGCGCTGAAAAAGGAAGATGACGACGCTTCGAAAACCCGTCTGGCCCGGCTTGAGGCCGAACTGGCCGGGCTCGAGGAAGAATCGGACGCCATGACCCAGCGCTGGCTCTCGGAAAAGGAGCGGCTGGCCGGGGGCACCAAGCTCAAGGAACAGCTCGATGCGGCGCGCACCGAGCTCGAACTGGCCCAGCGCAAGGGCGATCTCGCCCGGGCCGGGGAGCTGGCTTATGGGGTGATCCCCGATCTCGAACGGCGGCTAGCCGATGCCGAGGCCCATGAGGCCCAGCCGGGATCGGACATGGTCGAGGAGGTTGTCACCCCCAATCATATCGCCCAGGTGGTCTCGCGTTGGACCGGTGTTCCGGTCGACAAGATGCTCGAAGGCGAGCGCGACAAGCTGTTGCGCATGGAAGACGAGTTGGCCAAGCGTGTCATCGGCCAGTCCGAGGCGGTGGAGGCGGTCTCGCGCGCCGTGCGGCGGGCCCGCGCCGGGTTGCAGGACCCTAACCGGCCCATCGGCTCGTTCATGTTCCTGGGCCCCACGGGCGTGGGCAAGACCGAATTGACCAAGGCGCTGGCTCAGTTCCTGTTCGATGACGAGACGGCGATGGTGCGGCTCGACATGAGCGAATTCATGGAAAAGCACGCCGTCGCCCGGCTGATCGGCGCGCCTCCGGGCTATGTCGGTTATGACGAGGGTGGTGTGCTGACCGAAGCGGTGCGCCGGCGGCCCTATCAGGTTGTCCTGTTCGACGAGATCGAAAAGGCGCACCCCGATGTGTTCAACGTGCTGCTGCAGGTGCTCGACGACGGGCGGCTGACCGATGGTCAGGGCCATACAGTCGATTTCCGCAACACGCTGATCATCATGACATCGAACCTGGGATCGGAATATCTTGCGGCCCAGCCCGATGGCGAATCGGTGGAACTGGTGCGCGGCAAGGTGCTCGATACGGTCAAGGCCTCCTTCCGGCCCGAATTTTTGAACCGCGTGGATGAAATCCTGCTGTTCCACCGGCTCGAACGCAGCCAGATGGGGGCGATTGTCGATATCCAGCTCAAGCGTCTGCAAAAGTTGCTCGACGCGCGCGAGATCAGTATCGAGGTCACGCCCGCGGCCCGCGACTGGCTGGCCAATGAGGGCTATGATTCGGCGTATGGGGCCCGCCCCCTCAAGCGGGTCATCCAGCGTTCGGTTCAGGACGAGTTGGCCGAAAAAATGCTGGCGGGCGATGTCGCCGATGGCGGCACGGTCAAGGTCGATGCCGGAGAGGACGGGCTGGTGATCCTGCCGGTCGTCGAGGGCGAGGTCGTCGATACCGCCGCCGGATAA